Proteins encoded in a region of the Rutidosis leptorrhynchoides isolate AG116_Rl617_1_P2 chromosome 9, CSIRO_AGI_Rlap_v1, whole genome shotgun sequence genome:
- the LOC139868424 gene encoding uncharacterized protein yields MCIVGERWLIEKTSLPETDNSIPAERCTLLVLETSRVEIAVLLNDLLYLKYEKSKDSQDAETILLKQRNLGIAFSLVEKTIKLISSVAADESNIISDTMFTKIITGLNETVGVILEYLRDAKDHGQQKGNDLLASVRIVGSYLAETPAACGDKVMELLGYMVTVQGEDEQSPFSLVCFFLPVLCQITMEIDGCRLLVSSGAYKAVVECLIKLLSEHTGSVEDNGPIFLACDTMLNILLKRGQIQLHLDNSYFLMLLGVLSSWAEDAVNISSTMMASSICALILEYTSEVVLLCNSHFNRDNLISLSHLMIRSMSTFGKDAESEADLLQIVVSGYSKWADRYPHVKAAVERNSIFQSCAAFRNLEDML; encoded by the exons ATGTGTATTGTTGGTGAAAGGTGGCTTATTGAAAAAACGAGCTTACCCGAAACAGATAACTCTATTCCAGCCGAAAG GTGTACATTGCTTGTTCTTGAAACTTCTAGAGTGGAAATTGCAGTTCTTCTCAATGACCTTCTGTATTTGAAATATGAGAAGTCTAAAGACTCGCAAGATGCTGAAACCATTCTTTTAAAGCAAAGAAATCTCGGCATTGCATTTTCATTAGTTGAAAAAACAATCAAGTTGATTTCAAGTGTCGCTGCGGATGAAA GTAATATCATTAGTGACACAATGTTCACAAAGATCATCACTGGGCTTAATGAGACAGTTGGTGTGATTTTAGAATATCTTCGAGATGCCAag GATCATGGACAACAgaaaggaaatgatcttcttgctTCAGTGAGGATAGTTGGGAG TTACCTTGCAGAGACTCCGGCTGCATGCGGTGACAAGGTTATGGAACTTCTTGGATATATGGTTACGGTTCAAGGTGAAGATGAACAGAG CCCCTTCTCTTTGGTTTGCTTCTTTCTTCCAGTGTTATGCCAAATAACAATGGAGATCGATGGATGCCGTCTTCTTGTTTCTTCTGGAGCATATAAAGCA GTCGTAGAGTGCCTGATTAAGCTGCTTTCAGAACATACTGGTTCAGTCGAAGATAATGGTCCCATTTTCTTGGCTTGTGATACCATGTTAAATATTCTTTTGAAG AGGGGGCAGATTCAGCTACATTTGGATAATTCTTATTTCCTGATGTTATTGGGTGTGCTGTCATCATGGGcag AGGATGCTGTTAACATTTCTAGTACCATGATGGCTTCGAGCATTTGTGCTCTGATATTAGAATATACATCTGAGGTGGTTCTTCTATGTAATTCACACTTCAACCGTGATAATCTAATCAGTTTATCACATCTAATGATACGAAGTATGTCCACATTTGGTAAA GATGCTGAGTCGGAAGCAGATCTTCTTCAGATAGTCGTCTCAG GATATTCAAAGTGGGCTGATCGATATCCGCATGTCAAAGCAGCTGTTGAGAGAAATAGTATATTTCAGAGTTGTGCTGCTTTTAGAAACTTGGAAGATATGTTATGA